The following nucleotide sequence is from Flavimarina sp. Hel_I_48.
TGCTAAAGGTGTTTTCGTGTGTGGAAATCAAGCATCTATGTTTGCCGTTTATTCCTTTTCCTCTACTAAAGTAAAACAATAAATTTCATACATATTCGTTCAATGCAACGCGGTCTTTACTGACTTTTAATTTGTAATTTTGCTCACTTTTACAGCGGTATTCTTGATGAAATATTTTTTTATTGTTTCGGTTCTTTTTTTGGCGATGCCCATCAGCGCGCAGACCCAGGAAAATGAGGTGCTCATGACTGTTGACGGTGCTCCGGTTTATGCGTCTGAATTTAAACGTGTGTACGGTAAAAATCTTGACCTTGTTGTTGAAAGCGGGCAGGAAGATATAGATTCTTATTTGCAGCTGTTCAAAAACTATAAACTGAAACTCGCCGCGGCAGAAGAACTGGGCCTATTAGAACGCGAAGATCTTAAAAAAGAGCTGGAAGGTTATAAAAACCAACTTGCGGAAAACCTAATGATGGATTCCCCCGTGACCGAATCGCTTGTGGAGGAAGCCTACGATCATATGCTCCATGAGGTGCAGGCCAGTCATATTATGGTCGCGGTAAGCCCATCCAGTAAGCCTAAAGATACCCTTATAGCCTACAATAAAATACGGGAAATACGTCAGAAATTGGTTAATGGTGCAGCCTTTGAAACGGTTGCGCGCGAAAAAAGCGAAGATCCTTCCGTGGTAAATAATGGAGGGGACCTGGGTTGGTTTAGTGCTTTTAAGATGGTTTATCCTTTTGAAAAAGCAGCTTATGAAACGCCCGTAGTGGAACTGTCCCCCATTGTGCGTTCCAGTTTTGGCTATCATATTTTAAAAACCACAGATAAGCGCGAATCCCGCGGCGAAGTTGAAGTTGCGCACATCATGCTTGCGCTCAATAGAAAAGAAGGGGGCAACGATCAGGAGCGTCGCATTTGGGAAATTTATAAAAAACTTCAAAATGGGGAGTCTTTTGATCTCCTTGCCAGAAAATATAGCGAGGATACTAAAACCGCGCGGCAGGGGGGTAACTTGGCACGTTTCGCGGCAGGTGAACTTAATAGTACTGTATTTGAAGATAAAGCGTTTGCTCTTGAAAATACAGGCGATTTCAGTGAACCCTTTAAAACTAAAATGGGCTGGCACATTGTTAAGCTCAATGAAAAGTTTCCCATAGAACCCCTTGCGGACTTAAGACCGCTTATAGAAAGTAAAATAAAAAGCGACAGCCGGTCGCAACTATTGGAGAGTGCACTTATTGAAAAATTGGAGAAGGAGCTAAATCTATGGGAGAATGACGAAGTTTTAGCACAGTTGGGAGAATCTTTTTCTGCTACCGAAAATCAAAAGGATACCACGGTATTGCTGGCGGTTAAAGAAGACAGCGTATCTGTAAGCGAATTTGCAGATTTTATTGCTGGCGAACGTAGGTTTGCACCTGTACAAAAAACCGATACTTTAGAGCTAAAATCGGCTTACAGACGCTTTAAATCGAAGAAATTACGGGAATTTTATAAAGAACATTTAGCTGAAACCAATGCGGAATTTGCCCAAATCACCAAAGAATACAGGGAGGGAATCCTTCTATTTGCCCTGATGGAAGAAAAAATCTGGAACCCTGCTAAAGAAGATTCCGTGGGGCTTGCCGCTTATTTTGAAAAGCACCATGAGGAGTACATGAACCCGCCTGCTTACGATGTTCTGGTTGTTAACGGTACGGAGCTCAGTTCGGTAAAAAAAGCAAGAAAACTGCTAAAAAAAGGAAAGGAATATCAGGTGGTACAAGACAGCCTCAATAAAAATGAAGAAGTGCATATTTTCCTTACACAGGCAACCGCATCTGCCGGTAACGCACTTTTTCCGGAAGATTATACATTTAAGTCCGGCGTATCCAGGATTTACAAAGGTGATACGGATTTTACCGTGGTGGATTTGAAAAAAACAATCCCTGCGGAACAAAAGAGCCTGGATGACGTAAGGGGAGAGGTGATAGGGGATTATCAGCAATACCTTGAAGAGGAATGGATCAAAACCTTAAGCGAGGAGCACGAGGTAGAAATGAACACAGCGGTTTTTGAGAGCGTTAAAAAAGAATTGTCACGATAGATGAAAAAAACAGTCTTTATTTTAATATTCTGTTCGGTGGCCTTAAAATCATGCGAGCTGTTCACTAAAAAAACGATGGGCGCGCCGGTCGCCAGGGTGGATGAGGCCTATCTCTACAAAGAGGATATTGAGGCGCTTATCACCCCAGAGATGAGTGCTGAAGATAGTGTGATCGTAGTAAACCGGTTTGTGAATAGGTGGGCGACCCAGCAATTGCTCATGGAAGGTGCGCGACGCAATATTTCCCTTTCTGAACAAGAACGACTGGATGGCCTTGTAGATCAGTATAAACTTGACCTGTATTCACAGGCGTATAAAGATGGCCTGGTGGCAAAAACGCTGGATACTGCTATAAGCAATACGGAAGCGGAAAAATTTTATGAGCAAAACCCTGCAAATTTCAAGCTGAATGAGGAGCTTTTTAAGTTGCGCTACATTCATATGGGCGAGGGGGATTATGATCAACGGGAGATCAAAAGGCGTTTTGTGCGTTTTGATTCCATAGACAAAAAATATTTGGATTCTATTTCCGTACAGTTTAAGGCACATGCTTTGAACGATTCTATATGGATAGATAAAACCATGAT
It contains:
- a CDS encoding peptidylprolyl isomerase; the protein is MKYFFIVSVLFLAMPISAQTQENEVLMTVDGAPVYASEFKRVYGKNLDLVVESGQEDIDSYLQLFKNYKLKLAAAEELGLLEREDLKKELEGYKNQLAENLMMDSPVTESLVEEAYDHMLHEVQASHIMVAVSPSSKPKDTLIAYNKIREIRQKLVNGAAFETVAREKSEDPSVVNNGGDLGWFSAFKMVYPFEKAAYETPVVELSPIVRSSFGYHILKTTDKRESRGEVEVAHIMLALNRKEGGNDQERRIWEIYKKLQNGESFDLLARKYSEDTKTARQGGNLARFAAGELNSTVFEDKAFALENTGDFSEPFKTKMGWHIVKLNEKFPIEPLADLRPLIESKIKSDSRSQLLESALIEKLEKELNLWENDEVLAQLGESFSATENQKDTTVLLAVKEDSVSVSEFADFIAGERRFAPVQKTDTLELKSAYRRFKSKKLREFYKEHLAETNAEFAQITKEYREGILLFALMEEKIWNPAKEDSVGLAAYFEKHHEEYMNPPAYDVLVVNGTELSSVKKARKLLKKGKEYQVVQDSLNKNEEVHIFLTQATASAGNALFPEDYTFKSGVSRIYKGDTDFTVVDLKKTIPAEQKSLDDVRGEVIGDYQQYLEEEWIKTLSEEHEVEMNTAVFESVKKELSR
- a CDS encoding peptidyl-prolyl cis-trans isomerase, with amino-acid sequence MALKSCELFTKKTMGAPVARVDEAYLYKEDIEALITPEMSAEDSVIVVNRFVNRWATQQLLMEGARRNISLSEQERLDGLVDQYKLDLYSQAYKDGLVAKTLDTAISNTEAEKFYEQNPANFKLNEELFKLRYIHMGEGDYDQREIKRRFVRFDSIDKKYLDSISVQFKAHALNDSIWIDKTMIIAKIDPITAENEAKYLKKTDFLELRDSLGLYLISIREHLKRNEEAPLEYVMPTVKQIILNRRKLELLKELEKDITKDAIKNKQFEIYN